In Pseudoliparis swirei isolate HS2019 ecotype Mariana Trench chromosome 9, NWPU_hadal_v1, whole genome shotgun sequence, a genomic segment contains:
- the bgnb gene encoding biglycan b — MLPCCPLLLLLCAARLLSTSSALPFEQRGFWDFAMDSMDSGGMMPMMRDEEQGSGVEEIPFPDLPVCPFGCHCQLRVVQCSDLGLTEVPKNIPSDTKFLDLQNNHITELKENDFKGLTNLYGLSLRNNLISKVHPKAFVPLKHMQKLYFSRNMLTTVPKNLPASLVEMRIHENRIKKVEAGAFAGLVNMNCIEMGANPIHNSGFEPGAFKGLKLNYLRISEAKLTGVPKDLPETLHELHLDHNQIQAVELEDLSRYKHLYRLGLGFNHIRDVQNGSLSFLSRLRELHLDNNRLTRVPKGLPDMKYLQVVYLHSNNIDQVGVDDFCPRGFGMKRTFYNGISLFSNPVNYWEVQPATFRCVGNRLAIQFGNYKK, encoded by the exons ATGTTGCCATGTTGCCCTCTCCTGCTGTTGCTATGCGCGGCTCGGCTgctctccacctcctcggccCTGCCCTTCGAGCAGAGAGGCTTCTGGGATTTTGCCATGGACAGCATGGACAGCGGCGGGATGATGCCGATGATGAGGGACGAGGAACAAGGCTCGGGTGTAGAGGAGATTCCTTTCCCTGACTTACCCGTGTGCCCCTTCGGCTGCCACTGTCAGCTCAGGGTCGTCCAGTGTTCTGACCTCG GTCTGACTGAGGTGCCAAAGAATATTCCTTCAGACACCAAGTTCCTGGACCTCCAGAATAACCATATCACTGAGCTGAAAGAGAATGACTTCAAGGGCCTGACTAACTTATAT GGTCTGTCTCTGAGGAATAACCTGATTTCCAAAGTCCACCCCAAAGCATTTGTGCCTCTGAAGCACATGCAGAAGCTCTACTTCTCCAGGAATATGCTGACCACTGTTCCCAAGAACTTGCCGGCCTCTCTGGTTGAGATGAGGATCCACGAGAACCGCATCAAGAAGGTGGAGGCTGGAGCGTTCGCAGGACTGGTCAACATGAACTGCATAG AAATGGGAGCAAACCCCATCCATAACAGCGGTTTTGAGCCGGGAGCCTTCAAGGGACTGAAACTCAATTATCTGCGTATATCAGAGGCCAAATTAACTGGCGTGCCAAAAG ATCTCCCAGAGACTCTGCATGAGCTTCATCTGGACCACAACCAGATCCAGGCTGTGGAACTGGAGGACCTGAGCCGCTACAAACACCTGTACAg GTTGGGCCTTGGGTTTAACCACATCCGTGACGTTCAGAATGGAAGTCTGTCCTTCCTCTCCAGATTGAGAGAGCTGCATCTGGACAATAACCGCCTCACTCGTGTTCCCAAGGGCCTCCCAGATATGAAATACCTGCAG GTGGTGTACCTCCATTCCAACAACATCGACCAGGTGGGCGTGGATGACTTCTGCCCTCGAGGATTTGGGATGAAGAGGACGTTCTATAACGGCATCAGCTTGTTTTCTAACCCTGTCAACTACTGGGAGGTGCAGCCTGCAACGTTCCGCTGTGTCGGCAATCGTCTGGCTATTCAGTTTGGCAACTACAAAAAGTAA
- the b4galt3 gene encoding beta-1,4-galactosyltransferase 3: MACYGRSLDSPCTLALLVGFQFAFVLYFSLGGFRGLVSVLVHTTGPEFDYSRPHDVYTNLSHLGVPPPPPRNSGTGPPPTGPPLRDCQIPSPLLVGPVSVHLSSPLSMEEISQRNPLVLPGGHYRPPDCEPRHHTAIVVPYRDRQIHLRALLYHLHPFLQRQQIHYSIYIVQQWGNSTFNRAKLLNVGVREALRDEDWSCIFLHDVDLLPENDHNTYTCHKQFPTHLSVAMDKFRYRLPYPQYFGGVSAVTPDQYMKMNGFPNQYWGWGGEDDDIAARVRLSGMKIMRPPVAIGHYKMIKHKGDRGNEQNPRRFDLLKRTRLNWRSDGLNSLTYELLSRELEPLYTNLTVDIGEDPRVPPGKAPNPVKTATPVLQRSTSKLGGATKQEKKQESKGANMTVAKPAAEKTEPAQLKAANQTTQRKTGVVK; the protein is encoded by the exons ATGGCGTGTTACGGGCGCTCTCTGGACTCCCCGTGTACGCTAGCCTTGCTGGTGGGTTTCCAGTTCGCCTTTGTTCTCTATTTCTCCCTTGGGGGCTTCAGAGGCCTGGTGTCTGTCCTGGTGCACACCACAGGGCCAGAGTTTGATTATTCTCGACCTCATGACGTCTATACCAACCTCAGTCATTTGGGAGTACCGCCTCCCCCGCCTCGCAACTCAGGCACTGGACCCCCTCCCACAGGACCACCACTGAGAGACTGCCAGATCCCTTCCCCACTGCTGG TCGGACCCGTGTCTGTgcatctttcctctcctctgtccatgGAGGAGATCAGCCAGAGGAACCCGTTAGTGTTGCCGGGCGGACACTACCGACCTCCTGATTGTGAGCCACGCCACCACACAGCAATAGTGGTACCATACCGGGACCGGCAGATCCACCTCCGTGCCCTCCTCTATCACCTCCACCCCTTCCTGCAACGACAGCAGATCCACTACAGCATCTATATAGTACAGCAG TGGGGCAACAGCACTTTTAATCGAGCCAAGCTGCTGAACGTTGGGGTGCGCGAGGCCCTCAGAGATGAAGACTGGAGTTGCATCTTCCTGCACGATGTTGACCTGCTGCCCGAGAACGACCACAACACCTATACTTGCCACAAACAGTTCCCGACACACCTGTCTGTGGCCATGGACAAGTTCAGATACAG GCTGCCGTACCCACAGTATTTTGGTGGGGTGTCTGCAGTCACCCCAGACCAATATATGAAGATGAACGGCTTCCCTAACCAGTATTGGGGCTGGGGCGGAGAGGACGATGACATCGCTGCGAG AGTGCGTCTATCTGGCATGAAGATCATGCGCCCTCCAGTGGCCATTGGTCATTACAAGATGATCAAGCATAAAGGAGACAGAGGCAATGAACAAAACCCACGCAG ATTTGACCTTCTGAAAAGGACCAGACTCAACTGGCGCTCTGATGGCCTCAACTCTCTGACCTATGAGCTCCTTTCCAGAGAGCTGGAGCCTCTCTACACAAACCTCACCGTTGACATTGGTGAAGACCCCCGTGTGCCCCCGGGTAAAGCACCCAACCCCGTGAAAACAGCCACCCCTGTCCTCCAACGTAGCACCAGCAAGCTTGGGGGAGCAACCAAACAGGAGAAGAAGCAGGAGAGCAAAGGGGCGAACATGACTGTGGCTAAGCCGGCAGCTGAAAAGACAGAACCCGCCCAGCTGAAGGCAGCAAATCAGACAACACAAAGGAAGACAGGTGTGGTGAAATAG